TGTAGCATAGCAGATTCAGTAAtatcatcaaaaaaaaattattgccTTAGGAATCAAAATTCTATCATGTTCAAGACCGAGATTTTACATCTCagtaaacaaaagcaaaataagATGCATCACCTCAGTAACAAGAAAATGTACagtttttgtacagtttttccctgaaaattaatttattcaaatatatattGCGTGAATAAAGCAATACATAACAATAAAACACCGCAGCTTATCTAATTATGTCATAACCATAAAATATTACTAACATATCTAATCTTATTAAGCTTCTTCATATTGATTAATGTGCATCATTAAAGCCTGACCAcaagcgcgcgcacacacacacaaacacacacacacacggtgtaaTGATGAACTGCAGGACATTTGTTCACGAGCAACCATGGAATTATGGGTAAGGAATAATGTGCATACCTACCGTTGCGTACAACCTTCCCCGGCGGTTCATTGCGACAAACAGCTCACTTTTCAGCCCATACAGACTCACCACTCCTCTGTCCACCGCGGAGATCTCTATTAGACCTGATTAAGCACAACATGGACAGTTACGCATGATGACACGCACAGAGCCTGAGCGgctaaaatgatttattcagcCTATAGGGCATGCTTCCTACTACATGCTGCTCGTATTATGCGAAAGGCTATTGTTCTGCATTGTCCATGCTGCTTTATTATTCACCTCATTGTGTTATacgaaaagagagagggaaggaaaaaaaatactgcagaTGTGGATGTGCACGACTGGTTCGAGTCGTTTTCTGAGCCGCAAATGGACGCAGTGTAAAATTAGTTGGCGTCTAATTTCGTCCGAGCATCCGTGTCACGCTGGAGGCTTTGGAAACATCCAGCGATGATTGACATtatggtttctttttttaaaatagattaTCTATTGCCTTTGGACACATTTATGGTATGTGCACGCAAGTCGGGATCATGCAAAAAATGAATAGTTGGGATGTAGATGCATCTTGGCAATGATTTGCATCCCCGGTAGCGTGGATGCAAATCATGCTCAGATATATGGGATTAACATGCATTCGAAtaatactaattattattattattattattattattatttatctcacATTTTGGGTCGCAATACGTTTCTGAATGCAAATCCTTCTACAGAAGGGGACGCAGATGCATCTTcgaaattttgttttattgtatttatttatttatttattcattgcacCCCGCTTCTGTCTGTATGCGCTCGGTTTGCGTTAGGCGGCATTTCGGGATGCAACTCACTGTACTGGTTCTCGTCATGTACACCGCTTATCCTTCCGTCTGGCAGCACCTGCAGGTGAAACCCGATGCCCACGTTGCAGTACAGCCTCCGCACTCTCTTGACACCCATCAAATAGTCGTTGTCCCCCGAGATCCCGAGCACGGAGCGCGCGAACAGCTTCTCCCACCTTGCCTCGAGCGTCGTGGCGTGGGTCCTGCGCGAGGACGCGACCCCGAGCAGAAAGCCCAGCAGAACGATCGCCGTCCGCGCCGTCGCCGTGCTCGTGTGGCGCGCGCTGCTCTCGCGCCGGGGCATGCCGTCGAGGCGCTGCTTCTGCGCAACGGCAACGGCCGTCCGGTTTACCGTCGGCGCACGTGGTCAGCGTGAACGGCCCTAAAAATACCGCTCGCCTCGTTTCGCTTCCGTCGCGCGCATGGCGGCAGGGGCTTATTTTTGGAAGGCGGGTCGGGGTCGGGGGCTTCGGGCGCGGCGGAGATCAATCTGCtcgtgctgctgctgttgctgctgctgccggtgatgatgatgatgaccatGTTTTGCTTCTCCGTCGTGCCTCTGTCGACGGAAAACGCCGGTGTGGGGGGAGAGCAGACCAACGGGCTACGTCCTAAACGGCACACAGCTATATTAAACCCTCAGGTTCAAAAGAGATAGGCTAAAGGGGTCTACAGGTGGGCTGTATTCACATGGAAACACACCTTACTGAGCTTATAGGCTTCTACACTCTCTGAAAAAGGCTACTAAACTCCACTAAACCATGACTTCTCGCTGGGCTGCAACCCACAGAAATACCTTTGAGGGTACCTAGTGTGTATGATTAAACCTAGAAAGTGCATGTAGAGTCCCCTTAAAGCGTTACACGTCGGCTTAAATAAGAAAACTGCATCATTTTAAAGATACATA
This genomic stretch from Hemibagrus wyckioides isolate EC202008001 linkage group LG08, SWU_Hwy_1.0, whole genome shotgun sequence harbors:
- the fgf6a gene encoding fibroblast growth factor 6a isoform X2; protein product: MPRRESSARHTSTATARTAIVLLGFLLGVASSRRTHATTLEARWEKLFARSVLGISGDNDYLMGVKRVRRLYCNVGIGFHLQVLPDGRISGVHDENQYSLIEISAVDRGVVSLYGLKSELFVAMNRRGRLYATVESLPGRVQVQRDIASQQLQRL
- the fgf6a gene encoding fibroblast growth factor 6a isoform X1; the encoded protein is MPRRESSARHTSTATARTAIVLLGFLLGVASSRRTHATTLEARWEKLFARSVLGISGDNDYLMGVKRVRRLYCNVGIGFHLQVLPDGRISGVHDENQYSLIEISAVDRGVVSLYGLKSELFVAMNRRGRLYATRVFRDECKFKETLLPNNYNAYESSIYKGFYIALSKHGRLKRGYKATPAMTVTHFLPRL